In Candidatus Polarisedimenticolia bacterium, a single genomic region encodes these proteins:
- a CDS encoding alkaline phosphatase family protein: MSRRFLPFVIIGILTLSLGVAWTTGRGIVRVPQEHFGVAGRRVLRPGIHLVSPFTPVAILSERGDGALPPLPVSSKEGIRGSVQLSFHFEVDPAALSTTAAKRHEGFHALLEEAASEALKRNLSGRSAAEFLDHASIEPPLSHSMTQALEAAGIRLSNLKWEVRLPSDFTRNLLRSDYAGRSRRTGVRLLVIGLDAADWEIIDPLVGAGRMPAMKRLVDSGVRAGMRSYNPMISPLLWTTVATGKGPDLHGVADFSVIEKATGNKVPIGSRYRKVKSLWNIASDLGRSAGIVAWWASYPADHLDGILVSDRVAALSMLPNREGLAGRPGHTYPPGYLKEILPKLALPRQVSLEEVRRFADVTPAEYQAGLDWIAHPPAAPKTKKENIPPQDPVGLLIKILTAARNYQAIALDLAGRRFDLTAVYFEGIDLVGHRFQHYLPPKMAMVSAEEFQKFHRVVTEYYVYQDELLGDLIRRAGPETTVMILSDHGFKAGARRMEGILPFTVDQPVEWHREEGIFVLSGPGAARRARQDSVTLFDVAPTVLALLGLPVPSDMPGAVLAEAIDPAFLAKFPPQHVPTYEGVGAPRETEEASGSSEEVSAEMMAQLRALGYVGGNDGNPESEPAKPGSEKSSPRVEAAPGTAASSAAAPEDTPVTYHRNMATYYLNQRDYPQAIAELLEANRREKLPKTYAMLAESYDALGRKQEARRALEQGWKEVPEGMGADSVLWYVQLSTELGDPAGGKAFLDDHRKGLKEAPAIRSAAEGQLAEAGGRAEEAQRLYWEALRADPTLVGAAKQLVGYLSREGRLEALRPTLEAGLRKSERIDEYHNLLGALDSEAGRKEEAYRHFRRAVELNPADARFSLNLGLTLMDLGRWDEAGAVLDKAAAASPNADLYLGLGNVRLRTGDTERALAAFQKAREIGGPVSARADLGIVLSYLRLKRSDDALAFARDSLARHPDNPPLQNLYQDLLRRR, translated from the coding sequence ATGAGCCGGCGATTCCTCCCCTTTGTGATCATCGGAATTCTCACTCTCTCGCTCGGCGTTGCTTGGACCACCGGTCGCGGAATCGTACGGGTTCCGCAGGAGCACTTCGGCGTCGCCGGTCGTCGCGTCCTTCGTCCGGGAATACATCTCGTCTCGCCTTTCACCCCGGTGGCGATCCTCTCCGAAAGGGGCGACGGCGCCTTGCCGCCCTTGCCGGTCTCGAGCAAGGAGGGAATCCGAGGCAGCGTCCAGCTGAGCTTCCATTTCGAGGTCGATCCGGCGGCTCTTTCCACAACCGCCGCGAAACGGCACGAAGGGTTTCATGCGTTGCTGGAAGAAGCCGCTTCCGAGGCCCTGAAGAGGAACCTCTCGGGTCGCTCGGCGGCCGAGTTTCTCGACCACGCGTCCATCGAACCTCCCCTCTCCCATTCCATGACGCAGGCGCTGGAGGCGGCGGGGATACGGCTGTCGAACCTGAAATGGGAGGTCCGGCTGCCCTCGGATTTCACCCGCAATCTCCTGCGGAGCGACTACGCGGGGCGCTCGCGGCGCACCGGCGTTCGCCTGCTGGTCATCGGGCTCGACGCGGCGGACTGGGAGATCATCGATCCTCTGGTGGGCGCCGGCCGGATGCCCGCCATGAAGCGGCTGGTCGATTCGGGAGTCCGGGCCGGAATGCGTTCCTACAATCCGATGATTTCCCCGCTACTCTGGACGACGGTCGCGACCGGCAAAGGACCCGACCTGCACGGCGTGGCGGATTTCAGCGTGATCGAGAAGGCGACCGGGAACAAGGTTCCGATCGGCAGCCGTTATCGGAAGGTGAAGTCGCTCTGGAACATCGCGAGCGACCTGGGGCGCTCAGCCGGCATCGTGGCGTGGTGGGCCTCGTATCCGGCCGATCATCTGGACGGAATTCTCGTATCGGATCGCGTGGCGGCCTTGAGCATGCTTCCGAACCGCGAAGGCCTCGCTGGCCGTCCCGGCCACACCTACCCGCCCGGCTACCTCAAGGAGATCCTGCCGAAGCTGGCGCTGCCGCGCCAGGTGTCCCTCGAGGAAGTCAGGCGCTTCGCCGACGTGACGCCGGCCGAATACCAGGCGGGGCTGGACTGGATCGCGCATCCGCCGGCCGCCCCGAAAACCAAGAAGGAGAATATCCCGCCGCAGGATCCCGTCGGCCTGCTGATCAAGATCCTGACCGCGGCGCGCAATTACCAGGCGATTGCGCTGGATCTCGCGGGCCGGCGATTCGATCTGACCGCCGTGTACTTCGAGGGGATCGACCTGGTCGGGCATCGTTTCCAGCATTACTTGCCGCCAAAGATGGCGATGGTGAGCGCGGAGGAGTTTCAGAAGTTCCACCGCGTCGTGACCGAGTATTACGTCTATCAGGACGAGCTGTTGGGAGATTTGATTCGCAGGGCGGGGCCCGAGACGACGGTGATGATCCTCTCGGATCATGGATTCAAGGCGGGCGCGCGCCGGATGGAGGGGATTCTTCCCTTCACCGTGGACCAGCCGGTGGAGTGGCACCGCGAGGAGGGAATCTTCGTCCTGAGCGGTCCGGGCGCCGCCCGGCGTGCCCGGCAGGACTCGGTGACACTGTTCGACGTCGCTCCGACGGTCCTGGCCCTGCTCGGGCTGCCGGTGCCCTCCGACATGCCGGGCGCGGTCCTCGCAGAGGCGATTGATCCGGCCTTTCTCGCGAAATTCCCGCCGCAGCACGTTCCGACCTACGAAGGAGTGGGGGCGCCGCGGGAGACGGAGGAAGCCTCGGGAAGCTCGGAAGAGGTTTCCGCCGAGATGATGGCCCAGCTTCGCGCCCTCGGGTACGTCGGCGGGAACGACGGGAATCCCGAATCGGAGCCAGCGAAGCCTGGTTCGGAGAAAAGCTCGCCGCGAGTCGAAGCGGCGCCCGGAACCGCCGCCTCCTCGGCCGCCGCGCCGGAAGACACGCCCGTGACGTATCACCGGAACATGGCGACCTATTATTTGAATCAGCGAGACTATCCGCAGGCGATCGCCGAGCTGCTGGAAGCGAACCGCCGCGAGAAGCTGCCGAAGACTTACGCCATGCTCGCGGAATCGTACGACGCGCTGGGGCGCAAGCAGGAAGCGAGGCGGGCGCTGGAACAGGGATGGAAGGAAGTGCCGGAAGGGATGGGGGCCGATTCGGTCCTCTGGTACGTCCAGCTTTCCACCGAGCTGGGCGACCCGGCGGGAGGGAAGGCGTTTCTGGACGACCACCGGAAGGGGCTGAAAGAAGCGCCGGCGATCCGGAGCGCCGCCGAGGGACAGCTCGCTGAAGCGGGGGGGCGCGCCGAGGAGGCGCAGCGGCTGTATTGGGAGGCGCTGCGCGCCGATCCGACGCTGGTGGGCGCTGCGAAGCAGCTGGTCGGGTACCTGAGTCGGGAAGGAAGGCTCGAAGCGCTCCGCCCGACCCTGGAGGCCGGTCTGCGGAAAAGCGAGCGCATCGACGAATATCACAACCTTCTCGGCGCGCTCGACTCGGAGGCGGGCAGGAAGGAGGAGGCCTACCGGCACTTCCGGCGGGCCGTCGAGCTGAACCCGGCCGATGCGCGATTCTCGCTGAACCTCGGACTGACTCTGATGGATCTAGGGCGGTGGGATGAGGCCGGGGCCGTGCTCGACAAGGCGGCCGCCGCGTCGCCGAACGCCGATCTCTACCTCGGATTGGGGAACGTACGCCTGCGCACCGGCGACACGGAGCGCGCCCTCGCCGCTTTCCAGAAGGCCCGGGAGATCGGGGGCCCGGTATCGGCGCGCGCCGATCTGGGGATCGTCCTGAGCTACCTGCGCCTCAAGCGCTCCGACGACGCCCTCGCCTTCGCCCGCGACAGCCTGGCGCGCCACCCCGACAACCCTCCCCTGCAGAACCTCTATCAAGACCTGCTCCGCCGCAGGTAG
- a CDS encoding ATPase, T2SS/T4P/T4SS family: MKEPRVNECILNSGLLDADGLARVLEIKARDGGSLARIAANLGLAEEESVSRAIATGLGLEYKDLTEASSQPPSEVTLPAEFCVKRLVVPLGLKDGTLQVAMADPLDHSTIQDVEFRTSKWVAVVMATESAILRVLKASSLQPVESTAMSYDMLASVNPDGEVEVSQEDQCEVIDPTQLAKDVKLPPIVRLVNVALTNAAKAGASDIHIEPHEHGLLIRHRIDGILQDVLQIPKHLQQPVISRIKIISGMDIAERRKPQDGRSRLRVDKRRIDLRVSSLPTSHGEKIVVRFLDSANASVSMDGIGFAPDLRRRFEEMLTRPQGMILVTGPTGSGKTTTLYAALNRVKSHAKNIITVEDPIEYQLAGISQVQINPKAGVTFASGLRSILRQDPDIVLLGEIRDRETAQIALEAAQTGHLLLSTMHTNDAPSSITRLLDLGIEPFMIAASLIGILAQRLVRKPCPDCIIARAPSPEILEKFTVTRPDPSYKAGQGCPNCGQTGFRGRTAIHEFLVINDELRDRIARGAAEHETRAAARRAGMRTLMEDGVMKAGDGLTTLEEVLRVIPPDEVKATTTSQAAPRTGPAIDDSSTTLPEGEKVRVLVVEDSPTVVTVVKYFLENEGFEVLVAANGVEGLRIARDSAPHVVVSDLNMPEMDGIALVQELRADARTRGAGIILLTSDDSVETEARGLATGADDYLAKPVEPKRLAARIKTILARNRTRQAEKV; the protein is encoded by the coding sequence ATGAAAGAGCCGCGCGTGAACGAATGCATCCTCAATTCGGGACTCCTGGACGCGGACGGATTGGCGCGAGTCCTGGAAATCAAGGCCCGGGACGGAGGCTCCCTGGCGCGGATCGCGGCGAACCTTGGGCTCGCCGAGGAGGAGTCCGTCAGCCGGGCGATCGCAACCGGCCTTGGTCTCGAATACAAGGACCTGACCGAAGCGTCTTCCCAGCCACCCTCCGAAGTCACGCTGCCGGCGGAATTCTGTGTCAAGCGCCTGGTCGTGCCGCTGGGACTGAAGGATGGAACGCTGCAGGTGGCGATGGCGGATCCTCTCGATCATTCCACCATTCAGGACGTGGAATTCCGGACCAGCAAGTGGGTGGCCGTGGTGATGGCGACCGAAAGCGCGATCCTCAGGGTGCTCAAGGCCTCGTCGCTCCAGCCGGTCGAGTCCACCGCCATGTCGTACGACATGCTCGCGAGCGTGAATCCCGATGGGGAGGTCGAGGTCTCGCAGGAGGATCAGTGCGAGGTGATCGATCCAACCCAGCTGGCGAAGGACGTGAAGCTTCCGCCGATCGTCCGGTTGGTGAACGTCGCCCTGACCAACGCGGCGAAGGCAGGGGCGAGCGACATCCACATCGAGCCGCACGAGCACGGCCTGTTGATCCGACACCGCATCGACGGGATTCTGCAGGACGTGCTGCAGATTCCCAAGCACCTCCAGCAGCCGGTGATTTCCCGGATCAAGATCATTTCCGGGATGGACATCGCCGAGCGCCGCAAGCCGCAGGACGGCCGAAGCCGCCTGAGGGTCGACAAGCGACGAATCGATCTCCGCGTCTCCTCCCTCCCCACCAGCCACGGCGAGAAAATCGTCGTCCGCTTTCTCGACAGCGCCAACGCCAGCGTCAGCATGGATGGAATCGGATTCGCTCCCGATCTACGCCGGCGATTCGAGGAGATGCTGACGCGGCCCCAGGGCATGATCCTGGTCACGGGGCCGACCGGAAGCGGCAAGACGACGACCCTCTATGCCGCGTTGAACCGGGTGAAATCGCACGCCAAGAACATCATCACCGTCGAGGATCCCATCGAGTACCAGCTTGCGGGAATCAGCCAGGTGCAGATCAATCCGAAGGCGGGGGTCACCTTCGCGAGCGGACTGCGTTCCATCTTGCGCCAGGACCCGGACATCGTGTTGCTCGGCGAGATCCGTGATCGCGAAACTGCCCAAATCGCGCTCGAGGCCGCGCAGACGGGGCACCTGCTCCTGAGCACGATGCACACGAACGACGCTCCCTCCTCGATCACGCGGCTCCTCGATCTGGGGATCGAGCCGTTCATGATCGCCGCGTCCCTGATCGGCATTCTGGCCCAGCGCCTGGTGCGCAAACCCTGCCCCGATTGCATCATCGCGCGCGCGCCCTCGCCCGAGATCCTGGAGAAGTTCACCGTCACGAGGCCGGATCCCTCCTACAAAGCAGGACAGGGTTGCCCGAACTGCGGACAGACCGGCTTCCGGGGCCGCACCGCGATCCACGAGTTCCTGGTGATCAACGACGAGCTCCGTGATCGCATCGCCCGCGGGGCCGCAGAGCACGAGACGAGGGCCGCGGCGCGGCGCGCTGGGATGCGGACGCTGATGGAGGACGGGGTGATGAAGGCCGGGGACGGGCTCACGACGCTCGAGGAAGTCCTCCGAGTGATCCCCCCCGACGAGGTAAAGGCGACGACGACCTCCCAGGCCGCTCCGAGGACGGGACCCGCGATCGACGACTCCTCGACCACTCTGCCCGAGGGCGAGAAAGTGAGGGTCCTGGTAGTCGAGGACAGCCCCACGGTGGTCACGGTGGTCAAGTATTTCCTGGAGAACGAAGGGTTCGAGGTGCTGGTCGCCGCCAACGGAGTCGAAGGCTTGCGGATCGCGAGAGACTCGGCTCCACACGTCGTCGTCAGCGACCTCAACATGCCGGAGATGGACGGTATCGCGCTGGTGCAGGAGCTGCGCGCCGACGCCCGTACCCGGGGCGCGGGAATCATCTTGCTCACTTCCGACGACAGCGTGGAAACCGAAGCTCGTGGGCTGGCGACCGGCGCCGACGATTACCTGGCCAAACCGGTCGAGCCGAAGCGGCTGGCCGCGCGGATTAAGACAATCTTAGCCCGAAATCGGACCCGCCAAGCGGAGAAGGTGTGA
- a CDS encoding RedB protein has translation MRSEVPSTETAARGHRWIHLLAIAVWLGTIVWGMGILLRFASTPGDPGHPPLQWPEGSRIPAAHRPALLMAIHPRCPCTRASIEELQQVMARCRGQMEVHLIVVVPSAVSVSWLDTELEREATAIPGVNTYIDRGGIEARRFGTATSGHTLVYNASGHLAFSGGITLARGHAGDNSGQDAVVEAIREGGPAHATHSVYGCPLHDPPPGARASESYR, from the coding sequence GTGAGAAGCGAGGTCCCTTCAACAGAAACGGCCGCTCGTGGCCATCGATGGATTCACCTCCTGGCGATCGCCGTCTGGCTGGGAACCATCGTCTGGGGCATGGGGATCTTGCTGAGATTCGCCTCGACGCCCGGCGATCCGGGTCATCCGCCGCTGCAATGGCCGGAAGGGAGCCGGATCCCAGCCGCGCACCGCCCGGCCTTGCTGATGGCCATTCATCCCCGCTGTCCCTGCACCCGCGCCAGCATCGAAGAGCTCCAGCAGGTGATGGCCAGGTGCCGCGGGCAAATGGAGGTGCACTTGATCGTCGTGGTGCCTTCGGCCGTCAGCGTGAGTTGGCTTGACACGGAGCTCGAACGGGAGGCGACCGCGATTCCGGGCGTCAACACCTACATCGATCGGGGCGGTATCGAAGCGCGCCGATTCGGCACCGCCACGTCGGGGCACACGCTCGTGTACAACGCCAGCGGGCACCTGGCGTTCAGCGGCGGGATCACACTGGCGCGCGGGCATGCAGGCGACAACTCGGGTCAGGACGCCGTCGTGGAGGCCATCCGCGAGGGAGGGCCGGCCCACGCCACCCACTCCGTCTACGGTTGTCCTCTTCACGATCCCCCGCCCGGCGCTCGGGCTTCGGAGTCCTACCGATGA
- a CDS encoding response regulator — protein MTRASVLFQEHQGRILRRTDRIFAGLLAFEWLAGIIAALFISPRTWAGQFSKPHIHVWAAVFLGGAIVVFPIVLALWQSGRPFTRHTIGVGQMLFGALLIHLTGGRIETHFFVFGSLAFLAFYRDWRVILSATLVVVVDHFARGLLWPQSVYGVLVASPWRTIEHAGWVVFEDIFLIASCAQGVEEMRQIAERQARLETVNDEIERQVEDRTAALRTSEERFRLLAECSPVGIYQTDAAGHRVYVNARWAEIAGLALSEGLGDGWLGALHPEDRGRVLSEWKACSAAGRDINHEFRLQRSSGEIRWVHSFASPVRTSSGEATEYVGIVEDITRRKEIEGELERAKEEAEAAARMKSEFLANMSHEIRTPMNAVIGMTGLLLSTDLTKEQLEYAETVRRSGEALLTIINDILDFSKIEAGRLHLEVIDFDLPVLVEEVVSLLAERAQAKNLELVCVVHHGVPSALRGDPGRLRQILLNLVGNAVKFTAQGEVVLRVKSLDPDTDPCPVRFEVSDTGIGMPAEVIDGLFRPFSQADSSTARKFGGTGLGLAISRQLTDLMGGAIGVESQPGKGSTFCVTLRLERQPEGAGILPAPRDSLRGLRILNVDDNRSNRQLLSVLAGSWGMNSDEAESGPAALDLALAAALEGRPYDVVVLDMQMPGMNGLELARKLKADPRTAALRLVMLTSVGLRGQGEASRAAGISGYLTKPVRQSQLYDCLATVMSSSLIRGAGGKASMPLVTRHSLREAKARRQKRILVADDNETNQLVAVRMLGKLGFQADVTANGLEAVEALTRIPYGLVLMDCQMPEMDGYAATRAIRQAEESKGIHTPIIAMTAHAMQGDREKCLEAGMDDYLAKPVRSEELAKTIERWLRPEAGDEDRETAGTTQTTNKKVKARSKRTNVQSSLPQEAPLDVAIWDELREAGTADEDGFLRLLVGKFLEEAPACLAALSEASAGGDAAALGRAAHRLKGAAATLGATRMASMSMELEKLGRAGSVTGSQGWITLLEAELGRVRKALSKELDGAGTQRKTA, from the coding sequence ATGACGAGAGCCTCGGTGTTGTTCCAGGAGCACCAAGGCCGAATCCTCCGTCGCACCGATCGCATCTTCGCGGGTCTCCTCGCCTTCGAGTGGCTCGCGGGCATCATCGCCGCCCTGTTCATCTCGCCTCGAACCTGGGCGGGGCAATTCAGTAAGCCCCACATCCATGTCTGGGCAGCGGTGTTCCTGGGCGGAGCCATCGTCGTTTTCCCGATCGTGCTCGCCCTCTGGCAGTCGGGCCGTCCCTTCACGCGGCACACCATCGGCGTCGGCCAGATGCTTTTCGGGGCCCTCCTAATCCATCTCACCGGCGGCCGTATCGAAACGCACTTCTTCGTGTTCGGCTCCCTGGCCTTCCTGGCCTTCTACCGGGATTGGCGGGTCATTCTCTCGGCGACCCTGGTGGTCGTCGTCGACCACTTCGCCCGAGGACTGCTTTGGCCTCAATCGGTCTATGGTGTGCTCGTCGCCAGCCCCTGGCGGACGATCGAGCACGCGGGCTGGGTGGTTTTCGAGGACATCTTTCTCATCGCTTCCTGCGCGCAAGGAGTGGAGGAAATGCGGCAGATCGCCGAGCGCCAGGCGCGCCTCGAGACCGTCAACGACGAAATCGAGCGTCAGGTGGAAGACCGAACCGCCGCGCTCCGGACGAGCGAGGAGCGCTTCCGTTTGCTGGCCGAGTGCTCCCCCGTAGGGATCTACCAAACGGACGCCGCCGGACACCGCGTCTACGTGAACGCCCGGTGGGCGGAAATCGCCGGGCTGGCCTTGTCGGAGGGACTGGGCGACGGGTGGCTCGGAGCATTGCATCCGGAGGATCGCGGCCGCGTGCTCTCGGAATGGAAAGCCTGCAGCGCCGCCGGGAGAGACATCAATCACGAATTTCGCCTGCAGCGCAGCTCCGGAGAGATTCGCTGGGTCCACTCCTTCGCCTCCCCGGTGCGCACCTCCTCCGGAGAGGCCACCGAGTACGTGGGCATCGTCGAGGACATTACGCGCCGCAAGGAAATCGAGGGCGAGCTGGAACGCGCCAAGGAAGAGGCCGAAGCGGCCGCCCGGATGAAGTCCGAATTCCTCGCCAACATGAGCCACGAGATCCGCACCCCGATGAATGCGGTGATCGGCATGACCGGGCTGCTGCTGAGCACCGACCTGACGAAGGAGCAGCTGGAGTACGCCGAGACGGTCCGGCGTTCGGGAGAAGCCCTGCTGACCATCATCAATGACATCCTCGACTTCTCCAAGATCGAGGCGGGACGGCTCCATCTCGAGGTGATCGACTTCGATCTTCCGGTGCTCGTCGAAGAAGTGGTCTCCCTGCTCGCCGAGCGCGCCCAGGCGAAGAACCTCGAGCTGGTCTGCGTCGTGCATCACGGGGTTCCCTCGGCGCTGCGCGGAGACCCCGGGCGATTGCGCCAGATTCTCTTGAACCTGGTGGGAAACGCCGTCAAGTTCACGGCTCAAGGCGAGGTCGTCCTGAGGGTCAAGTCGCTGGATCCGGATACCGATCCCTGTCCGGTCCGATTCGAGGTCTCGGACACCGGCATCGGCATGCCCGCCGAAGTGATCGATGGGCTCTTCCGGCCTTTTTCGCAGGCCGACAGCTCGACCGCGCGCAAATTTGGAGGCACCGGTTTGGGGCTGGCCATATCCCGGCAGCTCACCGACCTGATGGGAGGCGCAATCGGCGTCGAGAGCCAGCCAGGCAAGGGAAGCACGTTCTGCGTGACCTTGCGCCTGGAGAGGCAGCCGGAAGGGGCCGGTATCCTCCCGGCGCCTCGGGACAGCCTGCGCGGGCTACGAATCCTGAATGTCGATGACAACCGGTCGAATCGCCAGCTTCTTTCCGTCCTGGCTGGTTCGTGGGGCATGAACTCCGACGAGGCCGAGAGTGGCCCCGCGGCGTTGGATCTTGCGCTCGCCGCGGCTCTCGAAGGCCGCCCGTACGACGTGGTGGTCCTCGACATGCAGATGCCCGGCATGAACGGCCTCGAACTCGCCCGCAAGCTCAAAGCCGATCCGCGCACCGCCGCGCTTCGTCTCGTGATGCTGACCTCCGTCGGTCTCCGAGGCCAAGGCGAGGCTTCCCGGGCGGCCGGCATCTCCGGTTATCTGACCAAGCCGGTACGGCAGTCGCAGCTCTACGACTGCCTGGCGACGGTGATGAGCTCGAGCCTGATCAGGGGAGCAGGGGGCAAAGCCTCCATGCCGCTGGTCACGCGTCACAGCCTGCGAGAGGCGAAGGCGCGCCGGCAAAAACGGATTCTCGTCGCGGACGACAACGAAACGAACCAGCTCGTGGCGGTCCGCATGCTGGGCAAGCTCGGCTTCCAGGCGGACGTGACGGCCAACGGGCTGGAGGCCGTGGAGGCTCTCACGCGAATTCCGTACGGGCTCGTGCTGATGGACTGCCAGATGCCGGAGATGGATGGCTATGCCGCGACGCGCGCCATCCGCCAGGCGGAAGAGTCCAAAGGAATTCACACTCCCATCATTGCCATGACCGCCCACGCGATGCAGGGGGACCGGGAGAAGTGCCTGGAAGCCGGCATGGACGACTACCTGGCCAAGCCCGTCCGCTCCGAGGAGCTCGCCAAAACGATCGAGCGATGGCTCCGGCCCGAGGCGGGGGACGAGGACCGCGAGACGGCGGGCACGACCCAGACCACCAACAAGAAAGTCAAGGCTCGCTCGAAGCGGACGAATGTCCAGAGCTCCCTGCCGCAAGAGGCTCCGCTGGATGTGGCCATATGGGACGAGCTAAGGGAGGCGGGCACCGCCGATGAGGACGGATTCCTGCGCCTGCTGGTCGGGAAGTTCCTGGAGGAGGCGCCGGCGTGTCTCGCCGCGCTCTCGGAAGCTTCCGCCGGCGGCGATGCCGCCGCTCTCGGTCGAGCGGCACATCGGTTGAAGGGCGCCGCCGCCACCCTCGGCGCGACCCGAATGGCCTCGATGTCGATGGAGCTGGAGAAGCTGGGGCGAGCCGGCTCCGTGACCGGGAGCCAGGGGTGGATCACGCTTCTCGAGGCAGAGCTGGGCCGCGTCCGCAAAGCCTTGTCCAAGGAGCTGGACGGAGCCGGGACGCAGCGGAAGACGGCCTGA